Proteins encoded together in one Paenibacillus sp. J23TS9 window:
- a CDS encoding zinc ribbon domain-containing protein: MSFFDKLKSGVAEAGNKAKIAVEVNRLKMQNSSKQKEIEQEYQHIGKMVFDSLERESMCSPEQLQPMVDRIVQLQDEIQLNLHQINVIADEKKCTCGHTVPVAARFCPECGHQFIEIEKQEGDV, translated from the coding sequence ATGAGTTTTTTTGACAAGCTGAAGTCAGGCGTGGCCGAAGCGGGCAACAAGGCCAAGATTGCGGTGGAAGTAAACCGTCTCAAGATGCAGAATTCCAGCAAGCAAAAGGAGATTGAGCAGGAATACCAGCATATCGGCAAAATGGTGTTTGATTCGCTGGAGCGGGAGAGCATGTGCAGCCCCGAGCAGCTGCAGCCGATGGTTGATCGGATTGTGCAGCTTCAGGACGAGATTCAGCTGAACCTGCATCAAATCAATGTCATTGCAGATGAGAAGAAATGCACCTGCGGCCATACGGTTCCGGTTGCTGCGAGATTTTGTCCGGAATGCGGACATCAGTTTATCGAGATTGAAAAACAGGAGGGGGATGTGTAG
- a CDS encoding peptidylprolyl isomerase — MKFKKAYLPLMIMIVAALALGGCGKKEEKSAEAKSWTSAPKMEIDTSKTYEAEVKTSKGSFTIELFAKDAPKTVNNFVFLSKEGFYDDVIFHRIIESFMVQTGDPTGTGAGGPGYTFEDEKTSYKYEPGIVAMANAGANTNGSQFFICTGEDSTSLNQQPNYTIFGKVTDGMDVVKKIAATPVETNPDTGEQSKPTETVKIESIKIKKK, encoded by the coding sequence ATGAAATTCAAAAAAGCTTACCTTCCACTCATGATCATGATCGTAGCTGCGCTCGCGCTCGGCGGCTGCGGCAAAAAAGAAGAAAAGTCGGCGGAGGCCAAAAGCTGGACAAGCGCGCCGAAGATGGAGATTGACACAAGCAAGACCTACGAGGCTGAGGTCAAGACATCCAAAGGCTCGTTCACCATTGAGCTCTTCGCCAAAGACGCCCCGAAGACGGTTAACAACTTCGTATTCTTGTCTAAGGAAGGCTTCTACGATGATGTGATATTCCACCGCATTATTGAATCGTTCATGGTTCAAACTGGCGACCCGACGGGAACCGGTGCTGGCGGTCCGGGATATACCTTCGAGGATGAGAAAACAAGCTACAAATATGAGCCAGGCATCGTAGCCATGGCCAATGCCGGAGCGAATACGAACGGCAGCCAGTTCTTCATCTGCACAGGTGAAGACAGCACCTCACTGAATCAGCAGCCAAACTACACCATCTTTGGTAAAGTAACGGATGGAATGGACGTCGTGAAGAAAATTGCCGCAACACCGGTTGAAACAAACCCTGACACAGGCGAGCAAAGCAAACCAACGGAAACGGTGAAGATCGAAAGCATTAAAATCAAGAAAAAATAA
- a CDS encoding ZIP family metal transporter, whose protein sequence is MNTIILGSLATSICTALGALPALMFSNVTHRGRDILLAFTAGIMVAASTYGLIPSALKLSNLWILTIGTLLGTVILTLLELLIPHQDLKHSAQDIDNSRTSSLLFLSAMALHNLPEGLSVGVSYGSSNQELGTIVALSIGLQNIPEGFLTALFLITHGLRRRTALLLATLTGILELAACWVGLEFTESFSAIVPYGLAFAAGAMLFVVYKELIPESHGDGNERASTFSFIFGLLTMIALTHLLR, encoded by the coding sequence ATGAACACTATTATACTTGGAAGCTTGGCCACCTCGATATGCACAGCACTAGGTGCCCTGCCGGCGCTGATGTTCTCCAACGTGACACACCGGGGGAGAGACATTCTGCTCGCGTTTACGGCAGGCATTATGGTCGCCGCTTCGACTTATGGCCTGATCCCGTCAGCGTTAAAATTGTCCAACCTATGGATTCTCACGATCGGCACGCTGCTGGGAACGGTTATCCTTACCCTTCTGGAGCTGCTGATTCCCCATCAGGATTTAAAGCATTCGGCCCAGGATATTGACAATAGCCGGACTAGCTCTCTGCTGTTCCTCTCCGCGATGGCGCTTCATAATTTGCCGGAAGGATTATCCGTAGGAGTCAGCTATGGAAGCAGCAATCAGGAACTCGGTACAATCGTCGCTTTAAGCATCGGTCTGCAAAATATACCCGAAGGATTCCTGACGGCATTGTTTCTCATTACCCATGGATTACGCAGGCGTACCGCCCTGCTTTTGGCTACGCTTACCGGTATACTGGAGCTTGCAGCCTGCTGGGTCGGACTGGAGTTTACCGAAAGCTTCAGCGCCATTGTTCCTTACGGTCTCGCCTTCGCGGCAGGCGCCATGCTGTTCGTTGTCTATAAAGAACTCATTCCCGAAAGCCATGGTGATGGCAATGAGCGGGCTTCCACCTTTTCATTCATTTTTGGTCTGCTTACCATGATCGCTCTGACTCATCTCCTGAGATAA